In Glycine soja cultivar W05 chromosome 10, ASM419377v2, whole genome shotgun sequence, the genomic stretch TTTCGAGTTATTAACACAACACTCTAGTCAATTAaactaataaatcaattatattataaaataattaatgtcaatatatataagactgaaacttttaatttatatttaatgcacatgtaaatttacataataaattttgtgataattaattttaatctaataattaatttatttccatataaaaattttaaatataaatcgtaggtttaataaaaatttatatatgtaaaaaaatacattattaacataaatctactaatatattttttgactttattataattaattttgatttaataatatatatatatatatatatatatatatatatatattaaataacaatcataggtttcatttacaatttatatatgtaaagaaattaattattagatcaaaattaattgtcataaaatttattatatatatttacctgtacattaaatatacattagaaattttagtgttatatatattgatattaattattttataatattattaacctattagctcagttggttagagTGTTGTGCTAATAACTTGAAAGTCATAGATTTGATTCCTACTtgaaccattaattttaaattaatttataaaaaattaaaaaaatcgtaTAGGCCACATACAGATTGTTGAGGGTAATATGGGAATTACATTTGTTGTGCTGGGTGTACCAGCAAAATGAATGGTGCGCGTAACAATTCCCTAACTGTAGCAGTGTTGTCTTAGGCTATTGGGCTGGCCTAACATctgaaagtaaaatatataaccCCAGTAAAAATGTTGCTATTGGCCTTACTCTAGTTGTTCTTGACTCCTACCTAGAGGAGAAAAGTCTATTATGCTCCCCATATGAATTTCTCCATCCCTTCTCTTCCCTCTTCCCCCCCTTCTCCTCCCAACCTCTTTTTCCTCCCTCTCCTTtcctatctttttgttttttacaaatttgtGTTCAACGGAATCACTATTACCTATTATTTTGGATTAAGAAAGtcacaacaaaatcatgaatcactattacctattattttaaaaaaacaacacaataaAATCGTGATTAAAATGcacaattttatattagaatttgcaaaattatttttgtaacatCAAACTAAACATAGTTGGATGAAGTTAACTGGTTAAATTGGATTTATGATGGCCCCACCCCTTTCCTCAGTTAATCTAGAATGGTGAATAATATCCACAGTCTTTGTTGCGTCCGCACTTCAAGCCTTCATGTTGATTCATAGGCTCTTACATTATTACATTTCATTGTAGCCCATTTCAAATCACACTGACACACTGTATGCGTCCCATGGCATCTCACAAGAAGATCCTCAACTTACACAACTTTTTGTTGCTTTCTCTTAGAAAGATTCTCTTCTTTTGGCAGCGCattattacaatttacaagCTTCCCTGTTTGTGCTTTTGTTGCTTTAGAAGAATGATGCACTCCTTGACCATCTTTGCTAAAAACAAACTGCATTAGTAGTTTGAAGGGATCGATTTGAACAACCGTGGAAACTAGAACAACTGTTATAACATGTGCTCCCAACACCAACTGAGGCAAAATACGATGCTAAAGAAGACTACCTAGAATCAAATTAAGTAGCAGGGCCAAGGATGTCTCATGTCAAATAACATCAAAGCAAGTACAAGTTACaacttttaatttctaatatcatatttttttttatcaataggaATGAAAGATAATTAGAAGATTTACAATAACTCGTGTAGCATATTTAACTAATTTAGATAGACTCTCTTAACatttattatatcatatatgATTAATCGTCTAAtttttgttgcctggccaattATAAGaatcattttcaattacgaatTTCCGTTTTCTAGCAAAGTTACATCTTTAAGCTTTCAAGTTTCATCCACTACACCAGTATTACTTAAATACACAAACTTTTTCTCCTTCATATTATCACCGTATTTTAAGTTTATGACATATGATCTGCATGAATGTCTTTGCTGACCCAAACTGGGTTTTATGACAGAAGGAAAACCAACATAAAGCTACATTGAAAGGATTGATGAAATATAAGCTTCATTCGAGGGACTTGGAGAatgcaaaattttgaaattatatatcTTTATCATGTTTTCATATCACAAACAATTTCAGTAGAGATTTATTAATTCCTCTAAAATGAATAgtttaatttaaagaataaaatataattacaatcacaattattgaataaaaaaatgaggatGGAATGAATTCCTTAAATAAAGCATTTGAgtattgtaaaaagaaaaagatagttAAGAGAGGGTATTCCATTTAAAAGTGATCAACTATTAGATACCCTAATAAATATTAGCCAACAATAAAATTGATAGATATCTTATAtaccataataaaaaattataaactaaatatttagtcaaactaattaaaaatttagttggtagttaaaagttgaaaattaacttattaaatgatAAGTGTTTGATAGAACTAACtggaaaagtaattaaaaagtataaaatgacataaaaataataaaattataatttattttaaaaagataatcaaaaaatcagataaatatattaaggataaaaatgaaagaaaatataaaatttagaagttagtgttctaaaaaaacattactttaaataatatttcaaaaaatattataagctattaagaaactattaaaaaacttatttactgaatagtcaaataaatttttttagttagtaaaaaaaatgtagaaactaattaaaatattttatcccaCATAGCCTAAAACTCAGAAATAAGTCTCGAATAGTaagataataaagaaaatgaaaaaaaaaactaggaagAATATATATCGAAAATTCTatgacataataaaaaaatgaatttacaaataaatcccAAGTGGTTAGTAGAGATAGGCCGaactttgaaaatatattagtatgttatattttatcttttgaattGTAACCTTGAGTTAAAAGCTAAAATGTCTTCTTAGTGGAACTTTTTAAGAGATGTAAGTAAAATTCTTCACCAGCGATTTTCTTTATGCTATTTCTCTATAACATAAAGTTATGTGTGGatcagttaaaaataatttgttaaaaatataatactaaacaggaaaagaagaataacacaaaacaaaaatacaaatgaaaaaaataattctttatcctttattttgtttttgacaaataatgaataacataagtaaaataacataaaatttattaaaatacttaatattaattatcttaatacaACTTATATTAAGTTTAATatgtttattgaaataaaaagagagaggttataatatataaaaaatccaatattttccttttaaaatgattactttagttactatttttttggttattaaagaaataaaaatagagatacatgtgtttttttagtattctttttaatattttgtacctAGGACAAAAAATTATCCAATGATTTTCTGAGTAACTAAAATTAGAGATTTTATCATATCCTCATctacttgatttttttatcttctattttcttttttaaaatcaaatataaaataaaaatatttattatatctaatatcataattttaacaaatcaaACAGACTTTCCATGTATCAAATTTGATACTAGCAAGCTTAACATCTGCAAAACCGTCAAATCTAGGTAATTAATAATACAATACTAAATCAAGTTTTTTCTTTAAGTGAACAATACTAAATCAAGTTAGGTAATAACAAtatcattttcctttttaagtatttaacatTGTATactcaaaacttaaatttaaaaaaatattgattaagttAAAATAGTTTTGTGCTAGTTAATTCATGCCCCTCAAGAACTTAATTCAATTTGACAAGTATATTTTCACTCAATGAGGTTATTTATCTTGTTTTCAAATCCAATAAATCACAATATAATTGTActattaatttactttttaatgtTTGTGACTTATGATGATGAATTTCACGGGGGGCAGAATAGGATGTGCCGTGGGCTCTGATCCGATCCATACCGAATGATCTTGGTCTATATTACATATCAACCTAAAGTCTTCCTCTTTCATACTATATatcaatgttgttttttttttgtcaaaattacagaaaattacatacattttcttttactttcgGTCTTTCCCCAAATTTGGTAACTTCTATGAAGTTTCCCCTCATGTTACAATCGTCCTAATATCATACTTTCAATCAGGTTTTTTTCTTCCTCCTGATTAATGTGATTGCTTTTGTATTTTTCAATCATGGTCAAATTCAATGTAGGTGGAAGTTGGGAATTGGGATGTGCATATTTTGAATCTTTAGTTCATGAAATAATTAGACTTTTTGAAAGCATAATCACCAAAGTAAAAGGAGAGGATCCCTTTGCGCAGCATAGTCAACCTTGGTTACGATGGTTTGAGTAACAATTGGGCCAAGAccgaaaatatatatttggagTCACGGAGAGATATTAGTTGGAAATCTTGCAGtgctcttattttattttattttcattttggtttCGTGCATACAAGAGGATTCTCAGCCAACATGCATTGTGagattaattcttttttaaaacgtAAAAATTAGTATAGTGATTATTTTACCTCTCCACATCcataactaataaaattaaagttataaatAGTATTACCAATGagaaacattaaaataataagattatgATTATGTAATGTTaaggataattttgaaaaaataaataatttaatagtattaaataaatcaattaatttatttttcttaaaaaattatataattagatCTTGATTGGTGAGAGTAATGATTATGTGGACCTTTGTTAGTCACATTTTTTCATTAGTTTGACATGCCCGCACActgttacattttattttttgggtgaaTCGAATCACTGTTACatgtttctttttccttcttctttttttataaatcactGTTACATGTTTCTAAAATATGGTTATTTCTCACGCTAATATTCAAACACAtgttttggaaaaataatataCTGTAGTGTATACATGACATCATGCACGAGCTTCTTTACTATACTGCGCCTTTCAGACAAATGGTTTTGTTTGGGCCCGTTTTTTCGTACACAATTTCTTTCCCTGTAATTCTATGGAAATTTTGTCTCGTTTGAAGATCTTTGCGGTAGATGAATACCCCGGATGTATTTTTTCAGCTACATTGCGACCAAAAAAGTATGCTACTTTGGACTTTTACTTCTTTAAGTGTTAATTATTGCGAACACACACACAATTTTACCAATTCTTTATGAAACATGTGTGAACATTTTGTTcgataaatacaaaattaaactgaaaaaaaaggTTAAGGGATTTGGAATGAAGGAGTATATTTGCTCTATACAGTTCTCATATCAACTCGTACACTCACTTTTGGAGTTTTGGTTCTGCCAagcaattcttaaaaaaaatagaacaagttgtgtcttatttaaattttcatgtgatcaattatataaacaaaaaggtaagcataaaacatataaaacaaaGCTTTATAGATTAATTTTATCAAGAATTTACCAATTTAAGATGTACGTATGACTTTTATTTCTTGACATGAagttatcattttagtttttttttttgacaaaaaaaactaattaatttgtatatatgtAGCCTTTCATGTTCTTTCTAAATCAAATATACATCACGAAAATGGAAGCAAgcgaatataatatatatatatatatatatatatatatatatatatatatagagagagagagagagagagagagagagagagagagattgagaaatgaaaatataatgccaaaaaaatttacatgcTAAATTCTGAATTCATTGATAGAGTATATGGTTTAACCTAGAACCATATAAAAGACTGAACATTCTACTATTCTAGCACTTCACGGCAATGAGTATAACGGAAGGAGATGACATAACAGTAGTAAGACATGCACGAATCCATTTTGCCCCGTGTACTACTTTTGACTAATGGACCAAAAGAATGATTTATTTAGGCTATACAGAAGCCAAAGTATTGAAGAGTCGAAGCAACCTAGAAGGTGAGTTATGTTGATATATAAAGTCGCTTTTGTTGCATATAAAATTATGTCTACAAGTTAATTTCTTTTGGTGGCCCATCTCTGTTGTGAAATTGTGATCAGATCACCCTATCTTAAAATTCAAATGCGCGTGCGTGCtttgaagagagaaaaacagGAATAAGAAAACCAATTAAAGGAATAGTATCAAGTACCTTTTTGAAAACCACACAGCTTATTTGGACCGCATCTACATTATATTTTCACTACTGGCATAGAGGATATTAATTAGAACCCAATGGCTACATATCCTGAAATTAAGAGCTAGAGCTACCAATTGGTTTGTGCAGAGAAATAGAATTGAGCTTTGCAGAGCAGTGACGATGGTGAGAACTCCATGTTGTGAGAAGATGGGCTTGAAGAAGGGATCTTGGACACGAGAAGAAGATCAGATATTGATTTCTCACATTCAACGATATGGCCATGGAATCTGGCGTGCCCTTCCAAAACAAGCTGGTGCGTGCTACTTAAACAAATGCTTTTTGTTGTTGcatgttttttactttctttttaataGATGACTTATTCGAATTATGATTGTTTAGGTCTGTTAAGGTGTGGTAAGAGTTGTAGACTTCGTTGGATAAATTATTTGAGTCCAGATATTAAACGAGGGAAATTCagcaaggaagaagaagagatcaTCCTCAAATTACATGGAATTCTTGGAAATAGGTGGGGGTAAATAAACTATAAGATAAACTTTATTCCTAATCAAATTTTCTACAAAacttttttatatcattattcattttatcttatatattcatctctcttttgtttttatctttttttttcttcttatttttgcaaattttttGAGTAATAGTATTACTCTTAAAGATGCCATACATATAACAAGTCATACAATTTTCAAGATATCATATCAGGTGTACCATACGTAATTACGTACCTAGTTTAATATGTGATGTGGTTGCATTTGctgaaattaaacaatgaaaCTAATTTTAGTGAACCCGGGCTTGATGCTCAG encodes the following:
- the LOC114370826 gene encoding transcription factor MYB4-like isoform X2; its protein translation is MVRTPCCEKMGLKKGSWTREEDQILISHIQRYGHGIWRALPKQAGLLRCGKSCRLRWINYLSPDIKRGKFSKEEEEIILKLHGILGNSEPGLDAQMGYYCDKITRTNRQRNKEFLAHPFEEEA